The proteins below are encoded in one region of Scleropages formosus chromosome 19, fSclFor1.1, whole genome shotgun sequence:
- the rnpc3 gene encoding RNA-binding region-containing protein 3, producing MAQRLEEDKGPVEMKRSETLIVRHLPAELTRDEKEDLLKYFGAISVRVFSDKGFLKHTAFASFPSEKSAAKALGRLHQLQVLGCTLVVEFAKHQGSVASLKDPPVSDSSTGGKDGKEKKEGQQQSVPLIETGVAPNLGLKFQMNSSLKYLYPPPSTGILTNITHALASVPKFYVQVLHLMNKMSLPCPFGPITARPPMVYDSAPAPPPPMPPCPPEYPPLPEEEMEFSSEEESEYESGDDEEKERLLRVMGLANQPCKRPLKAKRSSARKKPKLKDLLFVPKQDLPSGPSAVLQPSDVFEQPEPCGQKKIEFHISADTQVGMLDGEPGVQEEDSAVTTDDAEKETVEQPGNGFGKIYPVPQAARQEEEESEEEEDIPSEFISRRELEKGRLSRDEVKRMSVFKNYEPGEPTCRLYVKNIAKQVEEKDLRYIYGRYIDVSSEAERNMFDIVLMKEGRMKGQAFVGLPNEKSAAKALKETNGYVLHDKPLVVQFARSARPKEDSGDTKKAQKRH from the exons ATGGCTCAGCGTTTGGAGGAAGATAAGGGTCCGGTGGAGATGAAGCGCAGTGAGACGCTCATCGTCCGCCACCTGCCCGCAGAGCTCACCAGGGACGAGAAGGAGGATCTCCTCAAGTACTTTGGAGCCATTTCAGTGAGAGTTTTCTCCGATAAGGGCTTTCTG AAACACACTGCCTTTGCGAGTTTCCCCAGCGAGAAGTCCGCAGCAAAG GCCCTCGGTCGGCTCCACCAGTTGCAAGTACTGGGCTGCACGCTTGTCGTCGAGTTTGCGAAGCACCAGGGAAGTGTTGCCTCGCTGAAGGATCCTCCAGTGTCGGACAG TTCAACCGGTGGAAAAGAtgggaaagagaaaaaggagGGACAGCAGCAGAGCGTTCCCTTGATAGAAACGGGTGTTGCTCCTAACCTCGG GTTAAAGTTTCAGATGAATTCTTCTCTGAAGTATTTATACCCACCACCTTCAACTGGAATTCTAACCAATATTACACACGCCCTTGCAAGTGTACCAAAATTTTACGTTCAA GTTCTTCACTTGATGAATAAAATGAGTCTTCCCTGTCCATTTGGCCCTATTACTGCCAGACCCCCTATGGTG TATGACTCTGCTCCTGCACCGCCTCCTCCCATGCCCCCATGCCCTCCGGAGTACCCCCCCCTTCCCGAGGAGGAGATGGAGTTCTCGAGTGAGGAAGAGTCAGAATATGAAAGCGGAGATGACGAGGAGAAAGAGAG GTTGTTAAGGGTCATGGGCCTTGCAAATCAGCCATGCAAAAGGCCCCTGAAGGCAAAGCGGTCTTCTGCAAGAAAGAAGCCCAAATTGAAGGACCTCCTTTTTGTCCCGAAACAAGATTTACCCAG TGGGCCCAGTGCGGTTCTGCAGCCGTCTGACGTGTTTGAGCAACCCGAGCCCTGCGGACAGAAGAAAATCGAGTTCCATATCTCGGCCGACACGCAGGTCGGCATGTTGGATGGAGAACCCGGAGTGCAAGAGGAGGACAGTGCCGTCACTACAG ACGATGCTGAGAAGGAGACCGTGGAGCAGCCCGGCAATGGCTTTGGGAAGATTTATCCTGTACCTCAAGCTGCcaggcaggaggaagaggagagcgaggaagaggaggacatcCCGTCTGAGTTCATCTCCAGGAGGGAGCTCGAGAAAGGCCGCCTCTCCAGAGACG AGGTGAAGAGGATGTCTGTGTTCAAAAACTATGAACCTGGAGAGCCCACATGCAGGctttatgttaaaaatattgcaaagcAAGTTGAAGAAAAG GACTTGAGATACATCTACGGAAGATACATTGACGTTTCTTCAGAAGCGGAGAGGAACAT GTTTGACATTGTACTCATGAAGGAGGGTCGAATGAAGGGACAGGCGTTTGTTGGGCTTCCGAACGAGAAGAGCGCTGCCAAGGCGCTGAAAGAGACCAATGGATACGTGCTACACGACAAGCCTCTTGTTGTG CAATTTGCCCGATCAGCAAGACCAAAAGAAGACTCTGGtgacacaaaaaaagcacagaaaaggcATTAA